In one Cloacibacillus porcorum genomic region, the following are encoded:
- a CDS encoding universal stress protein: MKMLIAVDFSPVGREAAFNGYRYAQQLGADVTFLHIVPAMATPLEGYNMHFYITPEARSTEEKVKAAAAKEINTLVDEIKEKYGALPDGHKCGVSVNVADNPGSEIIRVADSDGYSIIVIGNKGYTTLERMILGSTALKVVNQAKCSVLLYRHQ, encoded by the coding sequence ATGAAAATGTTGATCGCAGTGGATTTTAGCCCCGTCGGACGCGAGGCGGCCTTCAACGGCTACCGTTACGCGCAGCAGCTGGGAGCGGACGTCACCTTTCTCCACATAGTCCCCGCGATGGCTACGCCGCTCGAGGGCTACAACATGCACTTTTACATCACCCCCGAAGCCCGCAGCACAGAAGAAAAGGTCAAAGCGGCGGCGGCCAAAGAGATCAATACGCTGGTCGATGAGATCAAAGAAAAATACGGCGCGCTGCCCGACGGGCATAAATGCGGCGTCAGCGTGAACGTGGCGGACAACCCCGGAAGCGAAATCATCCGCGTAGCCGACAGCGACGGCTATAGCATCATCGTAATTGGAAACAAGGGCTACACGACGCTGGAACGCATGATCCTCGGCAGCACCGCGCTGAAGGTCGTCAACCAGGCTAAGTGTTCTGTTCTTCTTTATCGTCACCAATAA
- a CDS encoding ABC transporter permease — protein sequence MIRLKFEPRLYNPPWVNVLIPVAAVIFGLLAGGVLFAFLGVNPLKAYHEVLKGALGSSYGISEIVTKAIPLTLTALGGLICYKMLVWNIGGEGQLCLGAIATVAVVRYFPVDNWVVMFVMMFAAGAAAGGLWCMLAGVLKARWNVNETITTLMLNYIGINLSEYFIYGPWKDPMSMGFPFTPNFPDAARLWVFGNTRIHGGIFIALAIAVVFQIILKRSKWGYEISVIGENPRAARYAGIDISKNILLVTFIGGAVAGLAGMSEMAGLYGRMSRGFSMGYGYTGILVAWLARLSPIYVPLVAFLMGILLVGGDTLQVVMGLPLASLQILQGLILFSVLAAETLSRFKISVVHVEREKAASGGGEEA from the coding sequence ATGATTCGACTGAAGTTTGAACCCCGCCTTTACAATCCCCCCTGGGTAAACGTCCTCATTCCCGTCGCGGCGGTCATTTTCGGACTCCTGGCCGGCGGCGTGCTCTTTGCCTTCCTTGGAGTGAATCCATTGAAAGCCTATCATGAGGTGCTTAAAGGAGCACTCGGAAGCAGCTACGGAATCAGCGAGATCGTCACCAAGGCGATACCGCTGACGCTGACGGCGCTTGGCGGCCTGATCTGTTACAAGATGCTCGTCTGGAACATTGGCGGCGAGGGGCAGCTCTGCCTCGGAGCGATCGCCACCGTCGCCGTCGTGCGCTATTTCCCCGTAGACAACTGGGTTGTAATGTTCGTAATGATGTTCGCTGCGGGAGCCGCCGCGGGCGGCCTGTGGTGCATGCTCGCCGGTGTTCTGAAGGCGCGCTGGAACGTCAACGAGACGATTACGACGCTGATGCTCAATTATATCGGTATAAATCTCAGCGAATATTTCATATACGGACCGTGGAAGGACCCGATGAGCATGGGCTTTCCCTTCACACCCAATTTCCCCGACGCGGCGCGCCTCTGGGTCTTCGGCAATACGCGCATCCACGGCGGCATCTTCATCGCGCTGGCGATCGCGGTCGTCTTTCAAATTATATTGAAGCGCAGCAAGTGGGGCTACGAGATCTCGGTGATCGGCGAGAACCCGCGCGCGGCACGCTACGCCGGTATCGATATCTCAAAGAATATTCTCCTGGTCACCTTCATCGGCGGCGCGGTGGCGGGGCTCGCGGGAATGAGCGAGATGGCGGGCCTATACGGACGCATGAGCCGCGGCTTCTCGATGGGCTACGGCTATACCGGCATTCTCGTCGCCTGGCTCGCGCGCCTCTCTCCGATATATGTTCCGCTCGTCGCCTTTCTCATGGGCATACTGCTTGTCGGCGGCGACACGCTGCAGGTGGTAATGGGGCTGCCGCTGGCGAGCCTCCAGATTTTGCAGGGGCTGATATTGTTTTCCGTACTCGCCGCGGAGACCCTGTCCCGTTTTAAGATATCTGTGGTACATGTTGAAAGAGAAAAGGCCGCCTCCGGCGGCGGGGAGGAAGCGTAA
- a CDS encoding ABC transporter permease: MEFLTVVLAAAVRSGTPVLYASLGEVISERAGVMNLGLEGIMLVGAYAGFAVTMTTGNPWLGIAASFAAGCAITLIHAFLCITLMCNQVVSGLAMVLTGYGLSALMGRTAIGQTIQGMKQMNLPLLADIPFIGPIFFQHNAMVYLSYLLVILLCWFIFFTRPGLNLRAVGENPRAADAMGLPVTRIRYFYCILGGGLAGVGGGYLSVVYAQMWIEGMTAGRGWIAVALVIFGLWNPARAALGAYLFGGVEALQLRLQAMGSTISTSLLMTLPYIMTIIVLTAVSVKAGKGRLLGAPAALGVPFRREDRE; this comes from the coding sequence ATGGAATTTCTCACAGTGGTGCTCGCGGCTGCGGTAAGAAGCGGAACCCCGGTGCTATACGCCTCTCTCGGAGAGGTAATTTCCGAGAGAGCAGGCGTGATGAATCTCGGCCTTGAGGGCATTATGCTGGTCGGCGCTTACGCCGGTTTTGCCGTGACGATGACGACGGGCAATCCCTGGCTCGGCATCGCCGCCTCCTTCGCAGCGGGCTGCGCGATAACGCTGATACACGCCTTCCTCTGTATAACGCTGATGTGCAACCAGGTCGTGAGCGGCCTCGCGATGGTGCTCACCGGTTACGGCCTCTCCGCGCTGATGGGACGCACGGCGATCGGCCAGACGATACAGGGGATGAAGCAGATGAATCTGCCGCTGCTCGCCGATATCCCCTTTATCGGACCGATATTTTTTCAGCATAACGCGATGGTCTATCTCTCGTACCTCCTCGTGATACTCCTCTGCTGGTTCATCTTCTTTACGCGCCCTGGGCTCAACCTGCGCGCCGTGGGAGAGAACCCGCGCGCGGCGGACGCGATGGGGCTTCCAGTCACGAGGATACGTTATTTTTACTGCATCCTTGGCGGCGGCCTGGCAGGAGTGGGCGGCGGCTATCTTTCCGTCGTTTACGCGCAGATGTGGATCGAGGGGATGACCGCCGGACGCGGCTGGATCGCGGTGGCCCTCGTAATCTTCGGGCTCTGGAATCCCGCGCGCGCGGCGCTCGGAGCCTACCTTTTCGGCGGCGTTGAAGCTTTGCAGCTGCGGCTGCAGGCGATGGGCTCCACAATCTCCACCTCTTTGCTTATGACGCTGCCATATATTATGACTATAATCGTATTAACCGCCGTCTCTGTTAAGGCCGGCAAGGGCCGGCTGCTGGGCGCGCCGGCGGCGCTGGGGGTACCCTTCCGCAGGGAGGATAGGGAGTAA
- a CDS encoding sugar diacid recognition domain-containing protein, translated as MMLSKYAQEISEYLSSMMGRSIIITDINGIIIGSPAKERIGDFHPPSIPCIKYKKMSFDDAEAAKKLGVWYPGSTVPLFYNGRVIGTFAIAGEPEIVLQFSMLVKNQIESMLREKILSPTMSSPQKKINDLVREISLFDPSSDDHTSLTKRAEQFGIELDRPRGVIAVFFSNFRGLGLEKNPVKISYENYSDPIEDEIDYSSMHGRVIVLLREIFPDPQTIIASVARDRFVVIRPCDISDEKRLDEDVERSGEAAEEIYNRLKEASLETIIGVGHPARNLFELPNAYRNAWDVAGIAEKLSLPPGAYTFNRLLLEEMLISVKPHVSLRFIEKKLAALGSDGDAHDLLETFKVYCETFFSKQQAAERLHLHRNTLSYRLQKVEERLGISMQDFKQVTAFYLALYMRELGNRGGSR; from the coding sequence ATGATGCTATCAAAATATGCGCAGGAAATTTCGGAATATCTCAGTTCGATGATGGGCCGCAGTATCATCATCACGGATATCAACGGGATCATTATCGGCTCTCCCGCAAAGGAGAGGATCGGAGACTTTCATCCGCCCTCCATCCCCTGCATAAAGTATAAGAAGATGAGCTTTGACGACGCGGAGGCGGCGAAGAAGCTCGGCGTATGGTATCCGGGCTCCACGGTGCCGCTCTTCTATAACGGACGCGTCATCGGCACCTTCGCGATCGCGGGGGAGCCGGAGATCGTGCTGCAGTTCTCGATGCTGGTGAAGAATCAGATAGAGAGCATGCTGCGCGAAAAGATACTCTCCCCCACCATGAGCTCACCGCAGAAGAAGATAAACGATCTCGTCCGCGAAATCAGCCTCTTCGACCCGAGCAGCGACGACCACACGTCGCTGACAAAGCGCGCAGAACAGTTCGGGATCGAGCTTGACAGACCGCGCGGCGTGATCGCCGTCTTTTTCTCGAATTTTCGCGGCCTGGGACTTGAAAAGAACCCGGTGAAGATATCCTACGAGAACTATTCCGACCCGATAGAGGACGAGATAGATTATTCCTCGATGCATGGGCGCGTCATTGTGCTGCTGCGGGAGATCTTCCCCGATCCCCAGACGATCATTGCAAGCGTGGCACGTGATCGCTTTGTCGTGATACGCCCCTGCGACATCTCCGATGAGAAGCGTCTGGACGAGGATGTCGAGAGATCGGGCGAGGCCGCCGAGGAGATATACAACAGGCTGAAAGAGGCCTCCTTGGAGACGATCATCGGCGTGGGGCACCCCGCGCGCAATCTTTTCGAGCTGCCGAACGCCTACCGAAACGCCTGGGACGTCGCCGGGATCGCCGAAAAGCTGTCGCTGCCCCCCGGCGCCTATACCTTCAACAGGCTGCTGCTGGAGGAGATGCTGATCTCGGTAAAACCGCACGTATCTCTGCGCTTTATTGAGAAGAAGCTCGCAGCGCTCGGCAGCGACGGCGACGCGCACGACCTGCTGGAGACATTCAAAGTCTACTGTGAAACATTTTTCAGTAAGCAGCAGGCCGCCGAAAGGCTCCACCTGCACAGAAACACCCTCTCTTACCGCCTGCAAAAGGTAGAGGAGCGCCTCGGCATCTCGATGCAGGATTTCAAGCAGGTGACCGCCTTCTATCTCGCGCTTTACATGAGGGAGCTCGGAAACCGCGGCGGCAGCCGCTGA
- the dctP gene encoding TRAP transporter substrate-binding protein DctP, protein MLHKGFFRFFASSFAAAALMLLLCCAQSAQAAPVILKFAGQNPPDHYATTSMNEIAKAVEKKTDGRIQIKVYPANQLGDYSLVYEELIRGTVEMAAISFPSQFDSRMDLIYVQGYTSSYEQVAKVYDPNGWFFKKMDEFNKALGVKLLGMYLEGMVGIGTVKEMRDPLNPKVDHGVLLRIPNMDVFKTALEGAKYRTISIPFADVYQSMQTGVCDGDTGYSIVAAYTALGDVIKNWYNLNKNTECLGIMISAKVWDKLSDGDKKILQEEVNKQAALSIKNAEANDKKYLDLMRKKGIKVHTYTTEQLRPLMEAFAATWGQLDSTKGKGLMDEFRTEMKNILNSTKQ, encoded by the coding sequence ATGCTACACAAGGGTTTTTTCAGGTTTTTCGCTTCATCGTTCGCGGCGGCCGCGCTGATGCTGCTGCTTTGCTGCGCGCAGAGCGCGCAGGCCGCGCCGGTCATCCTTAAGTTTGCCGGACAAAATCCACCTGACCACTACGCGACGACGTCGATGAACGAGATCGCGAAGGCGGTCGAAAAAAAGACTGACGGACGTATCCAGATCAAGGTATACCCCGCCAACCAGCTCGGCGATTATTCCCTCGTCTATGAAGAGCTCATCCGCGGCACCGTCGAGATGGCGGCCATCTCCTTCCCGAGCCAGTTCGACAGCAGGATGGACCTCATCTACGTACAGGGCTACACCAGCAGCTACGAACAGGTCGCGAAGGTCTATGACCCAAACGGCTGGTTCTTCAAAAAGATGGATGAATTCAACAAGGCCCTCGGCGTCAAGCTCCTTGGCATGTATCTTGAGGGCATGGTCGGCATCGGCACCGTGAAAGAGATGAGAGACCCGCTCAACCCGAAGGTCGATCATGGCGTACTGCTTCGCATACCGAACATGGATGTCTTTAAGACGGCCCTTGAAGGCGCGAAATACCGCACGATCTCCATCCCCTTTGCCGATGTCTATCAGTCGATGCAGACGGGCGTATGCGACGGAGACACCGGCTACTCGATCGTGGCGGCCTACACGGCGCTCGGCGACGTCATCAAGAACTGGTACAACCTGAATAAAAACACGGAATGCCTTGGGATCATGATCAGCGCCAAGGTCTGGGACAAACTCTCCGACGGCGATAAAAAGATCCTTCAGGAAGAGGTCAACAAGCAGGCTGCGCTTTCAATAAAGAACGCGGAGGCCAATGACAAAAAATATCTCGACCTGATGAGGAAAAAGGGTATCAAGGTCCATACCTACACTACGGAACAGCTCCGTCCGCTCATGGAGGCCTTTGCGGCGACCTGGGGCCAGCTTGACAGCACAAAGGGCAAAGGACTGATGGACGAGTTCCGCACGGAGATGAAAAATATACTGAACAGCACCAAACAATAA
- a CDS encoding cobalamin-dependent protein (Presence of a B(12) (cobalamin)-binding domain implies dependence on cobalamin itself, in one of its several forms, or in some unusual lineages, dependence on a cobalamin-like analog.) yields the protein MIISLKERIANILKETPLPKARDVMDESRRLASEITIGRTKFMDKYDVSSELEYKRRCIKEGRIMYHAHIGMNTWKETAKALDGVYNFAQDNGFILDRAGICLDRRMSLPPEMRKSAPQESGPYLENDDDWREVGQAAPIQPHMGDFIIGFPASTVNAMAALRAGVTTVGNLSQFFAHEAPMWKRTDITTVETVKAIGIMGALRDKGALMHSYLDDGFGALFLDCATSAAWAYLERYIVEELLGAKLAHCVGGLVSDPVKRSGWVFALDEIHDHDCIGSMFYGDTISSDRDPEKNRSLTAEYLLWDIMAQLECPTGHGLMPVPFTEALRAPSLEEICEVQLWTREIERIARRMHPHFDFTASKKFASSICTKGKAIFHSALDFFADCGVDTRDAVQMLYILKCIGPRAFEDELNPGARSKTAAEDNPPIPNDIFTMTLAQVDIWRPRYESGEAREKLSGIKVLLASTDVHEHGLLLIDRLLSAAGALVDNIGAERNPDEVVSEAAKRGSEMVFISTHNGMALEYARNLLDEMEEEDYKVPVCMGGVLNQNTAEGTTPAEVSGELEEMGIAVVTDLWLLPERAAAAKEHFCR from the coding sequence ATGATAATTTCATTGAAAGAACGTATCGCCAACATATTGAAGGAGACGCCGCTTCCAAAGGCGCGGGACGTCATGGACGAATCGCGCAGGCTTGCCTCTGAGATAACTATAGGCCGCACAAAATTTATGGATAAATATGACGTTTCGTCAGAGCTCGAATATAAGCGCCGCTGTATCAAAGAGGGGCGGATCATGTACCATGCCCACATCGGCATGAACACTTGGAAGGAGACGGCCAAGGCGCTTGACGGAGTCTATAACTTCGCGCAGGATAACGGTTTTATACTCGACCGCGCCGGTATCTGCCTTGACCGCCGCATGTCTCTGCCGCCGGAGATGAGAAAGTCGGCGCCGCAGGAGAGCGGCCCATATCTTGAAAACGACGACGACTGGCGCGAGGTGGGGCAGGCCGCGCCAATCCAGCCGCACATGGGGGACTTCATCATCGGTTTCCCCGCCTCGACGGTAAACGCTATGGCGGCGCTGCGCGCCGGCGTGACAACGGTGGGTAATCTTTCGCAGTTTTTCGCCCACGAGGCGCCGATGTGGAAGCGCACGGACATCACTACGGTCGAGACCGTCAAGGCGATAGGCATTATGGGGGCGCTGAGAGATAAGGGGGCGCTGATGCACTCCTACCTCGACGACGGCTTCGGAGCCCTCTTCCTTGACTGCGCGACAAGCGCGGCCTGGGCCTACCTTGAAAGATACATCGTCGAAGAGCTTCTCGGAGCTAAGCTGGCCCACTGCGTGGGCGGCCTCGTTTCGGACCCCGTAAAGCGCTCGGGCTGGGTCTTTGCGCTTGATGAGATACACGACCATGACTGCATCGGTTCGATGTTCTACGGAGATACGATATCCTCGGACCGCGATCCGGAAAAGAACCGTTCGCTGACCGCCGAATATCTGCTGTGGGACATCATGGCGCAGCTGGAATGTCCTACCGGGCACGGACTGATGCCCGTTCCCTTCACCGAGGCGCTGCGCGCCCCCTCGCTGGAGGAGATCTGCGAGGTCCAGCTCTGGACCCGTGAGATAGAACGTATCGCGCGCCGCATGCACCCGCACTTTGACTTCACGGCGAGCAAAAAATTTGCCTCATCTATCTGCACGAAGGGAAAGGCCATCTTCCACAGCGCACTGGATTTCTTCGCGGACTGCGGCGTCGATACAAGAGACGCCGTCCAGATGCTCTATATATTGAAGTGTATCGGCCCGCGCGCCTTTGAGGACGAACTAAATCCCGGAGCGCGGAGTAAAACGGCGGCGGAGGATAACCCGCCGATCCCCAACGATATCTTTACCATGACGCTGGCGCAGGTCGATATCTGGCGTCCGCGCTACGAGAGCGGCGAGGCGCGCGAAAAACTCTCCGGCATAAAGGTGCTGCTGGCCTCGACTGACGTACACGAACACGGACTGCTGCTCATAGACCGCCTGCTATCGGCGGCGGGGGCACTGGTGGACAACATCGGCGCTGAACGCAACCCCGACGAGGTGGTCTCGGAGGCGGCGAAGCGCGGTTCGGAGATGGTCTTCATCAGCACGCACAACGGCATGGCCCTGGAGTACGCCCGCAATCTGCTCGACGAGATGGAAGAAGAGGACTATAAAGTCCCCGTCTGCATGGGCGGCGTGCTCAACCAGAACACGGCGGAGGGAACGACGCCGGCAGAGGTGAGTGGGGAGCTTGAGGAGATGGGGATAGCCGTGGTGACCGACCTGTGGCTGCTGCCGGAGCGCGCCGCCGCCGCGAAAGAACATTTTTGCCGATAA
- a CDS encoding hydantoinase/oxoprolinase family protein — translation MRKERENRRKRLTIGIDVGGTNTDGVLYDTEERRIISSEKIPTNHADYRDSIEAALGRLLRTADSEEIISLNISTTLSTNALLEGKGAPVALVLIGYEDFPHIKDEILRTVSPAALLSVRGGHNGWGKEREPLDREALTRFAREEAGGYFAVSSLYSPRNPLHEMEAAGIIRAAGCAGITCGHEMARSKLNSVKRTVTAFLNSSLMEVTERLIQGVEFCAASHGLRCPVMFLRSDSSLVCGQWCARFPLETVFSGPAASMRGAMLLGGVRDEDAVVADMGGTSTDIGVVKGGKAVYSKEGASIGSYRTMIPSLEIHSIALGGDSAVKLGKGGELTVGPERVRPYCRTSEGEECGYTPSDALSALGAAAIGSCGRSLRASNEYGGRLGVSAVEFARLVRGEVSKRLSEALHGSGEESRRICVGAPVASFACGGDCSVPEEAAIASAVGAASSSLSLSCTVSILHSFFDGNFYAFLPAGQIRGTDFESVYSRSRAALEKYLIEQAAQMGFLEAAAEISEEREYIGKERSLLSLASVALNGKAIVHGA, via the coding sequence ATGCGGAAAGAGCGGGAAAACAGGCGAAAGAGGCTCACAATAGGTATCGACGTCGGCGGTACCAACACAGACGGGGTGCTTTACGATACGGAGGAGCGCCGTATCATATCCTCAGAGAAAATTCCAACCAACCACGCGGATTATCGGGATTCGATCGAAGCCGCTTTGGGCAGGCTGCTTCGTACCGCTGACTCCGAGGAGATAATCTCGCTCAACATTTCCACAACGCTTTCGACCAACGCCCTGCTCGAGGGCAAGGGCGCCCCAGTGGCGCTGGTGCTGATCGGCTATGAGGATTTTCCCCATATAAAGGATGAGATACTGCGGACCGTCTCGCCGGCGGCGCTGCTCTCCGTCCGCGGCGGCCATAACGGCTGGGGCAAGGAGCGCGAGCCGCTTGACCGCGAGGCGCTGACGCGTTTCGCCAGGGAAGAGGCGGGCGGCTATTTCGCCGTCTCGTCGCTCTATTCTCCGCGCAACCCCCTGCATGAGATGGAGGCCGCCGGAATTATCAGGGCCGCCGGCTGCGCTGGGATCACCTGCGGCCACGAGATGGCCCGCTCAAAGCTGAACTCTGTGAAGCGTACCGTGACGGCCTTTCTGAATTCTTCCCTGATGGAGGTTACGGAGCGCCTTATCCAAGGCGTTGAGTTTTGCGCGGCCTCGCATGGCCTCCGCTGCCCCGTGATGTTCCTGCGCAGCGACAGCTCGCTCGTCTGCGGACAATGGTGCGCGCGCTTCCCGCTGGAGACGGTATTCTCCGGCCCCGCGGCGAGCATGCGCGGCGCGATGCTGCTCGGCGGCGTGCGCGATGAGGACGCTGTCGTCGCCGACATGGGCGGCACCTCTACGGACATCGGCGTCGTGAAAGGGGGAAAGGCCGTCTATTCAAAGGAGGGCGCCTCGATCGGGAGTTACCGTACGATGATCCCCTCGCTTGAGATACATTCGATCGCCCTTGGCGGCGACAGCGCGGTGAAACTTGGCAAAGGAGGAGAGCTCACCGTCGGCCCCGAGAGGGTGCGTCCCTACTGCCGTACCTCCGAGGGAGAGGAATGCGGCTATACGCCGAGCGACGCGCTCTCCGCCCTTGGCGCGGCGGCGATCGGCAGCTGCGGCAGGAGCCTCCGCGCCTCAAATGAATATGGCGGCAGACTGGGCGTCTCGGCGGTGGAGTTCGCGCGTCTTGTGCGCGGCGAAGTGTCGAAGCGGCTGTCGGAGGCGCTTCACGGGAGCGGCGAAGAGTCTCGGCGTATCTGCGTCGGCGCGCCAGTCGCCTCTTTTGCCTGTGGCGGGGACTGCTCGGTGCCGGAAGAGGCGGCGATCGCGAGCGCCGTAGGCGCGGCCTCCAGCTCGCTCTCGCTGTCCTGCACCGTATCCATCCTGCACAGCTTCTTTGACGGGAACTTTTACGCCTTTCTTCCCGCCGGTCAGATAAGAGGAACGGATTTTGAGTCCGTTTATTCAAGGTCCCGCGCGGCTCTCGAGAAATATCTGATAGAGCAGGCGGCGCAGATGGGCTTTCTGGAGGCCGCCGCCGAGATCAGCGAGGAACGCGAATATATTGGGAAAGAGAGATCCCTTCTGTCGCTTGCGTCAGTTGCTCTGAACGGCAAGGCCATTGTGCATGGTGCATAA
- a CDS encoding pyrroline-5-carboxylate reductase family protein produces MRISFIGAGHITELLINHLVSDVMFEADDLTISDPDGNRCAELKRRFGVSVAADNCEAVSRSDFTFVCVQPHIVRKVIDELKDTCLRGRILISVSAGISTGLYRSELPDAVVARILPNPPSGIGEGAIPVTISGNADGEQVESIMKLVGLFGKSFIVPEDKIDIFTSLTSPAPVLTFFETMIDASVLCGLDRETSSAMVFQTVMGCLKMWEKNGFNLNELIVKSCTPAGTSVESLRVMDQMNFRAAVKESYRAAWERSKGFNKEN; encoded by the coding sequence ATGAGAATATCATTCATTGGCGCGGGTCATATTACAGAGCTTCTGATAAACCATCTTGTCTCCGACGTAATGTTCGAGGCGGATGATCTGACGATTTCAGACCCCGACGGAAATAGATGCGCGGAGCTGAAGCGGAGGTTTGGCGTCTCCGTGGCGGCGGACAACTGTGAGGCTGTTTCACGGTCGGATTTTACCTTCGTATGCGTACAGCCGCATATCGTTCGCAAGGTTATCGATGAACTGAAAGATACCTGCCTGCGCGGCCGTATTTTGATATCGGTCAGTGCGGGAATCTCAACAGGCCTCTACCGGAGTGAGCTTCCCGATGCCGTCGTCGCGCGGATACTCCCCAATCCTCCCAGTGGGATCGGGGAGGGGGCGATACCAGTGACGATCAGCGGGAATGCGGACGGGGAGCAGGTCGAAAGTATCATGAAGCTGGTCGGCCTGTTTGGAAAATCTTTTATCGTCCCGGAGGACAAGATAGACATCTTCACCTCACTGACAAGCCCCGCCCCCGTGCTGACCTTTTTTGAGACGATGATAGACGCCTCGGTCCTCTGCGGCCTTGACCGCGAAACTTCGTCGGCGATGGTCTTTCAGACGGTAATGGGCTGTCTAAAGATGTGGGAGAAGAACGGCTTCAATTTAAACGAGCTGATCGTAAAATCGTGCACGCCGGCGGGTACCTCGGTGGAGAGCCTGCGCGTTATGGACCAGATGAATTTCCGCGCCGCCGTTAAGGAGTCTTACCGCGCCGCGTGGGAGAGGTCCAAGGGATTTAATAAAGAAAATTAA
- a CDS encoding TRAP transporter large permease, whose translation MVFDYTPLYMFILLMLALAFGIPISFSLLIVALLFGTALWGAGGISLAISAVWGTMNNFTLIAIPLFIFMALVLQKARVVEDLYDAFYKWSGPLRGGLAVATILVGAMLGAISGVVAAGVIGLGLIGLPQMTKHGYDRKIGIGSVMAGGTLGQLIPPSTNMVVYGAVTGVSIGGLFAGGITCGLLLAFIYSLYILLRSYFNKSLCPSLPLNERATTREKVEALRNVFLPSMLIIIVLGSILTGIATPTEAASFGAGGAVLLVALNRKLTKALVLEASVETLEITAMVCWIIIGASAFGSIFSGIGGNVLISNIAMSLPGGSWAILAVALLFIFILGMFLEPAAMIMLAAPIVSPLIAKAGFNPLWWGLIFMVLLQVAYLSPPFGFTLFYMKGAAPKDVAIEEIYSAAIPFIILQIIGLAIIIAFPQIALWLPQLMQN comes from the coding sequence ATGGTTTTTGACTATACTCCTCTTTATATGTTCATCTTGCTGATGCTGGCTCTTGCATTCGGTATTCCTATTTCGTTTTCTCTCCTAATTGTCGCACTGTTGTTTGGTACTGCCTTGTGGGGTGCGGGAGGAATAAGCCTGGCGATATCCGCAGTGTGGGGAACTATGAACAACTTCACACTTATCGCTATCCCTCTTTTTATTTTTATGGCATTGGTTCTACAAAAGGCACGGGTAGTGGAAGATCTTTATGACGCGTTTTACAAGTGGTCGGGACCTCTGCGCGGAGGTTTAGCTGTTGCGACTATACTTGTCGGAGCCATGCTAGGTGCGATTTCCGGTGTTGTTGCGGCAGGGGTTATCGGCCTTGGGCTGATTGGACTGCCACAGATGACAAAACATGGATATGACAGAAAAATAGGAATTGGCTCGGTCATGGCTGGGGGAACCTTAGGACAACTGATTCCTCCTAGCACAAACATGGTTGTCTATGGTGCGGTGACAGGAGTTTCTATTGGTGGACTTTTCGCGGGAGGCATAACCTGTGGGCTACTTTTAGCGTTTATCTATTCACTGTATATTCTATTGAGAAGTTATTTTAATAAGAGCCTATGTCCATCCCTTCCCTTGAATGAACGTGCTACAACAAGAGAGAAAGTTGAGGCCCTGCGTAATGTATTCCTGCCAAGCATGCTTATAATTATCGTACTTGGGTCAATATTGACAGGTATTGCGACTCCAACCGAAGCAGCCTCTTTCGGTGCTGGTGGTGCTGTTCTGCTTGTAGCTTTAAATAGAAAGCTCACAAAAGCGCTTGTTTTGGAAGCGTCTGTGGAAACATTGGAGATTACTGCGATGGTCTGCTGGATCATCATTGGTGCTTCCGCATTTGGCTCAATATTTTCTGGAATAGGTGGCAATGTCCTCATTAGCAATATTGCCATGAGTCTGCCAGGAGGTTCATGGGCGATACTGGCGGTAGCGTTACTATTTATTTTTATTTTAGGAATGTTTCTTGAACCAGCGGCAATGATAATGCTTGCCGCCCCTATCGTTTCTCCTTTAATCGCTAAAGCTGGGTTCAACCCTCTGTGGTGGGGACTCATCTTCATGGTCCTTTTACAAGTGGCTTACCTTTCTCCGCCTTTTGGTTTTACCCTGTTTTACATGAAGGGAGCTGCTCCTAAGGATGTCGCTATCGAAGAGATATATTCTGCCGCAATACCGTTCATAATTCTACAGATAATAGGGCTGGCTATTATAATCGCATTTCCACAAATTGCATTATGGCTTCCACAGCTGATGCAGAATTAA